ATCCGTCAGTTCGCACCGTCGCCGCGCGATCCAACCTCATCGTGAACGACGAGGCTGGATCACGCACACGCCAAAGCTCAAGCCCGTTTATGCGTTTGCGACCCAACCCCCTCAATTCACCCGCGCGCCTTCGGGACGCTGTTCCAGCGCCTTGCCCCAGATCGTGACGGTGAAGTCGAAGTTGCCCGGATCCCAGGCGATCAGCCGCACCGCGACGGGGACGAAGCTGTTGCCTTCATATTCGGGTTCCACCTTGTAGCGGCTGAGCTTGCCGGAGGCGGCGAGCGGAGCGATCACATTGGCATCGGTGCTCGCCTTGAGGTCTGCGGCGAAGGGGGGCACGTGGAGGATGTTGGGCGCGACCGCCTCTCCGCCGAACGCTTCCGGCAGCAGCAGCATCGGCACCAGTTCGCCCCTATCGACCAGAACCTGCACCTTTTCGCGGGAATCGACCGCGGAATAATCGGGGCCGGTGCCGCCGCCGTCGCCGGTGCCGCGCGTTTTCCTGCCGAACCATCCCATCGCCTGCCTCGCCGGTTGTTCGTGACGGAGCGAGGATGGAAGCCCTGCGGCGCGGGTCAATCGCGACGGGGCGGAGCGACCCGGGGCTGCGGCGGCCCGTGACGGCACGAAGATCCGGCGCTGCCGATTCAACCATTTGCGTTCGCCGCTTAGCCGGTGCTGCCGCCATCATCATCGCGCGAGGAGCCCCCGCTTATGTGCGCTTCCACCCCCGACGTTCCCACCATCCCCGAACGGCAGGCGAGCCGCCTGCCCGACCAGGGCGCCGCCCCGGGCGCGCGCGATCGCCGCGCCCGGCTGGGGCCGCTGCTCGCCGCGCTGACCCGCGCCGACGGCCTCGGCACCCCGCCCTCCACCGCCCGGCCGACGCTCGGCTGATGGTGCAGCCCCTCCGCCACGCGTGCGAAACGCGGCTCAAGGCCATGCAGGCGATCCGTACCGACTATGAGGCGGAGTGGAAGGAGATCGCCCGCTTCGCCCAGCCGGCGCGCAGCCGCTTCCTCAATTCGGAAACCAACCGCAGCCGCCGGCTGCGCAACGGATCGCTGCGCGACGAGCATGGCATCGTCGCCTTCCGCACGCTGGCCAATGGCATGACCAGCGGGCTATCCTCCTCCTCGCGGCCGTGGTTCACATTGACGCTGGGTGATGCGACGCTGATCGACGAGGACGGGGTGAAGCCCTGGCTCTCCGAGGTCGAGCGGCGGCTTTACGCCTTCCTGGCGCAGACCAACTTCTATGGCGCCGCCAAGACCGGCTATGCTGAAAGCGGTTTGTTCGGCACCGAAGCGGTGGCGCTGGTCGAGCATGCCGACGTCGGCATGGTCGCGCATGCGCTGACCGCGGGCGAATATTGGATCGCGCTCAGCGACGCGCTGGTGCCCGACACGCTTTATCGCCGCGCGCCGATGACGGTGCGGCAGGCGGTCGACAGCTTCGGCAAGGCGGTGAACAGCCGCGTGCGCACCGCCTATGACGGCAGCCGCTACGACGAGATGGTGGACGTGTTCCACGCGATCGAGCCCGATCCCGACCATGACGGCCGCAATCCCGCCTCCAAGCCGTGGCGCTCGGTCTATTGGGACGAGCGCGCGTCGGGCGACGAGCTGCTGCGCGTCAGCGGCTATCGCGAGAAACCGTTCTGGGCGGCGCGCTGGGACACGACGGGCGCGGATGTCTATGGCTATTCGCCCGGCATGGAGGCGCTGCCGGCGCTGCGCGAGCTGCAGCTCCAGGTGAAGCGGCGCAACGAGGCGATCGACCTGCTCGTCCACCCCGAGAAGGTGGTGCCGCCGGGGCTGAAGCTGACCGGGCAGCCGCGCAACCTCGTCTCCGCGGCGGGCGTCGACAAGGATGCGATCCTCGTGCCC
The window above is part of the Sphingomonas sanxanigenens DSM 19645 = NX02 genome. Proteins encoded here:
- a CDS encoding portal protein, with protein sequence MVQPLRHACETRLKAMQAIRTDYEAEWKEIARFAQPARSRFLNSETNRSRRLRNGSLRDEHGIVAFRTLANGMTSGLSSSSRPWFTLTLGDATLIDEDGVKPWLSEVERRLYAFLAQTNFYGAAKTGYAESGLFGTEAVALVEHADVGMVAHALTAGEYWIALSDALVPDTLYRRAPMTVRQAVDSFGKAVNSRVRTAYDGSRYDEMVDVFHAIEPDPDHDGRNPASKPWRSVYWDERASGDELLRVSGYREKPFWAARWDTTGADVYGYSPGMEALPALRELQLQVKRRNEAIDLLVHPEKVVPPGLKLTGQPRNLVSAAGVDKDAILVPYQLPYQAVAAIGDEVTKCKAQIDAASFADLFNAITNMAGIQPRTVEEIAARNEEKLTQLGPTIERVSTEKLSAVIDRAFGIMERGDLLPRAPEVLEGRELQVEFVSILAQMQRMVGIGQIERTTGFVGSLAGMAPDAVDKLDIDELVDEYAARAGAPARIIRPAEAVAAMREGRAQAAQAQQLAAMAPAMKQGADAMKVLGEMGAG